One window from the genome of Scatophagus argus isolate fScaArg1 chromosome 13, fScaArg1.pri, whole genome shotgun sequence encodes:
- the pigk gene encoding GPI-anchor transamidase isoform X2 yields the protein MKIVNLLYLFSTYLLAHSINIEDNAGQFFSSGHTNNWAVLVCTSRFWFNYRHVANTLSVYRSVKRLGIPDSHIVLMLADDMACSHRNPKPATVFSHKNMELNVYGDDVEVDYRGYEVTVENFLRVLTGRLPPSTPRSKRLLSDDRSNILIYLTGHGGNGFLKFQDSEEISNVELADAFEQMWQKRRYNELLFIIDTCQGASMYERFYSPNLMALASSQVGEDSLSHQPDLAIGVHLMDRYTFYLLEFLEDIHPASKTNMNDLFKVCPKSQCVSTPGHRTDLFLRDPGSVLITDFFGSVRKVEITMEAVNLSDSIKHEEQKEQSPVNGELQRERYSYVDQLPVSEIIHQV from the exons ATGAAAATAGTCAATTTATTGTACTTATTTTCCACGTATTTACTAGCGCACAGCATTAACATCGAG GATAATGCGGGGCAGTTCTTCAGTAGTGGCCATACCAACAACTGGGCTGTTCTG GTGTGTACGTCCAGATTCTGGTTCAACTACCGTCATGTGGCCAACACGTTGTCCGTGTACAGAAGCGTTAAGAGGCTGGGAATTCCTGACAG CCACATAGTTCTCATGCTGGCTGATGACATGGCTTGCAGCCACAGAAATCCCAAACCTGCCACAGTGTTTAGCCACAAGAACATGGAGCTGAATGTGTACGGTGACGATGTGGAGGTGGACTACCGAGGATATGAG GTAACAGTGGAGAACTTCTTGCGTGTTTTGACCGGAAGGCTGCCGCCCAGCACGCCACGCTCAAAACGGCTTCTCTCTGATGACCGAAGCAACATCCTCATATACCTGACAG GCCACGGTGGGAACGGCTTTCTAAAGTTCCAGGATTCTGAGGAGATTAGTAACGTAGAGCTGGCCGACGCATTTGAGCAGATGTGGCAGAAAAGAAG gtacAATGAGCTCCTCTTCATCATTGACACCTGTCAGGGCGCCTCCATGTATGAGAGGTTCTACTCTCCAAACCTTATGGCTTTGGCCAGCAGTCAAGTCGGAGAGGACTCCCTGTCG CACCAGCCAGATTTGGCCATAGGAGTCCATTTGATGGACCGTTACACCTTCTATCTGCTGGAGTTCCTGGAGGACATCCACCCTGCAAGCAAAACCAACATGAATGACCTG TTCAAAGTGTGTCCGAagagtcagtgtgtgtccaCTCCGGGCCACCGTACTGACCTTTTTCTGAGGGACCCAGGAAGCGTCCTCATCACGGACTTCTTTGGCAGCGTCCGCAAAGTCGAGATCACCATGGAAGCCGTCAACTTGAGCGACTCCATCAAGCATgaggagcagaaggagcagAG